In Sphingopyxis macrogoltabida, the sequence TCGCTGCGGAACGCGATCCGCGCCGCAATCCCCTCGCCGAGCGGGCCCGAGATATGGCCGCCGATATTCCAGGTCTGATAATTGCCGAGGTCGGCCTTGATGCTGCCCTCGAAGCTGTCGGTCGGTTTTCCGGTAATGAAATTGATCAGGCCGGCGGTCGTGTTGCGGCCATAGAGCGTGCCCTGCGGCCCTTTCAGCACCTCGACCCGCTCGAGATCCATCACCGGACCGGTGTTCATGATCGGATAGGCGTAAGCGACTTCGTCCACATAAGTCCCGACCGTCGAAGTCGACGACAGGTTGATCGTGTTGAAGCCGATCCCGCGCAGCGTATAGGTGGGGACGCCCTGATAGCTTTGCGACACGGTAAAGCTCGGCGCGACCGCGGTCAGGTCGCGCACATCAGTGACGCGCAAGGCTTCGAGCGTGTCGCCGTCGACCGCCTGGATCGCCATGCCGACGTCGTTGATCGATTCCGCGCGGCGCTGCGCCGTGACGATAATCTCGCCCTCTGCCGATGCGGCGTCGGCGCCATCGGCGGCCGCTTCGGCTGCGAAAACGGGCGCGGCGAGCGCGATGCTGGTGCCCGCGAGCAGGAAAAACCGGATTGCCTTCATCTTACATCCTCCCTCAAACGGCTTGCCGCTGCATTCATCTTCGTGCGAACGTTGCGTGGCCGGACGATGCGAGAGGACAAAAATAAGGCCGCACGGACAAGCTGGCATCCGTGGCAGGATGGGGTGGAGGACAGGATCGCGTGACCGACTACCGAACGCAAAGCTGGAATGCGATGCCGGCGCTGATTGCCGCGGTTCAGGCTGCGGGCGATGCGATCGGCCTACCCTTCATTGCCGCGCAGGCCGATCTGGGCGACCCCGAACCGATGGGCGATGCCGAAGGACGCCCCTATGCCGAAACGAGCTTTCGCTGGATCGATCCCGACCATGCCTATTGGCGCGACCGCAAGTTGGCGCTGCACATCGCCTTCCTCACCGCGGCACGGCTCGTCGCCGAGCCCTTCTTCTATAGCAAGGGGCGCCTGCACACCTGGCGGCCGACCGGGCTGCTCGACGCGGTCGATTGTGAGCAGGCGAAGAACACGCCCAATTTCGGCGAGGCGATCGTCGCCCCGGTGCATTTGCCGCGCGGACTCGTCGGCGCGGTCTTCTGGTGCTCGCGCGAACCGGTCGGAGTCGAGGCGCTGTTCGGCAAACATGCCGGCGACCTGCACAATCTGGCGCTGAAGCTGGTCGCGACGCACAATGAGGCGCGCGGGCGCCCGCGCAACGCGACGGTGCCGCAGACGCTGACGCGGCGGGAGGTCCAGTGCCTGCGCTGGGCCGCGGCGGGCAAGACCGATGGCGAAATCGGGATCATCCTGTCGCTGTCGGTGTCGACGGTGCGCTTTCACCTCCGCAACGCGGCGACGAAGCTCGGCGCAACCGGGCGCGCGCAGTCGATCCAGCTCGCGGCCGGGCTCGGCTTCGTCGGCGCGCGCGCCGCCTGACGCAGGTGCCAGCTTGGCCTCGCTCCCGCGCCCCTCGATAAGCCGCGCATGGACATGCTGAACGATCCGGCGCTCACGGCTTTTCGGGGCGAGGTACGCGCCTTTCTCGACACCCGCCTCCCCCCTGAACTGCGCGACGCC encodes:
- a CDS encoding helix-turn-helix transcriptional regulator; the protein is MTDYRTQSWNAMPALIAAVQAAGDAIGLPFIAAQADLGDPEPMGDAEGRPYAETSFRWIDPDHAYWRDRKLALHIAFLTAARLVAEPFFYSKGRLHTWRPTGLLDAVDCEQAKNTPNFGEAIVAPVHLPRGLVGAVFWCSREPVGVEALFGKHAGDLHNLALKLVATHNEARGRPRNATVPQTLTRREVQCLRWAAAGKTDGEIGIILSLSVSTVRFHLRNAATKLGATGRAQSIQLAAGLGFVGARAA